The following are encoded in a window of Anopheles gambiae chromosome X, idAnoGambNW_F1_1, whole genome shotgun sequence genomic DNA:
- the LOC1272313 gene encoding neuroglian isoform X8, which translates to MRTTHSSSGSAPATQLLLAAAVVLMLNVLTVHSLIHSPPRIIKQPPPDEMLFQVAQQGESDKPFLIECEAEGEPTPKYRWIKNGKKFEWQTYDDRMSQQPGRGTLVITSPRDEDLGQYQCFAENEHGTATSNSVFVRKAELNSFKDGSPQTLQADEGKPFKLVCQPPDGWPKPNVYWMIQNMDGGIRSINNSRMTLDPEGNLWFSNVTRDDESNDFFYACAASSVFRSEYKIGNRVLLQVKQTGISAAQNRHPPQRQYVSRKNEVALKGKQIELFCIYGGTPLPETVWTKNGRAIVWNDKIQQDNYGKSLKIRRVSSEDAGTYTCEVSNGVGQADSYSINLAVNAVPYFTVEPEIVNAAEGETAEFKCEAAGNPKPNIMWIHNGKQIDVSQGNARRIVGSSSIYISKLQKSDTGNYGCNATNSLGYVYKDVYLNVLALAPEITDPPKREFTVDQRNVTMTCRVFGAPKPQVKWLRNDRELTGGRYQTMPSGDLFIRDVKFDDAGEYTCHAVNNLGSKSASGELIVKERTVINDPPQDYEAEAGTTVTFRCNAIADSSLELTIEWLTKGEIIDFENQPRFIRTSDNSLMISKTIELDTGTYTCLARTDLDEVMANATLTVMDRPNPPTLTRVNCKGKVAQIEWISNGDNRSPILNYIIEYNTSFTPDTYDVLSDDVPGTDFAWTVNTTPWNNYTFRVIAVNKVGRSLPSGHSDVCTTESSVPYKNPDNLEGEGTTPTNLVIKWRPLAQVDHNAPGLHYRVYWRRDIPGAEWNSADVRDWRQSSYTVEGLPTFTRYSVKVVALNDRGEANSGPWEIMAYSGEDTPLDAPANFTLIQVTGPTAAILSWNPVTPESLRGHFKGYKIQTWTEADGEENLREILITADSKQALVTDFVPDATNYARILAYNGRYNGPASTTLSFDTPEGVPNTIQALEAYPLGSSAFLLRWKKPLQPNGKLTGYRIYYEEVKGTTVGPRMEREPHISDPAVLEAKLGRLKPAAKYRIHVVATTKAGEGQDFYIERATSSGLGLPPDVPNFYWENIRSENGLANIKVVWQPALGGKAGSHFYVKYRVKDESSWQTTDPELYENYLIVHGINPDHLYEFRVVSVDGEYQTESATQEVDTYGIQSSVKVPGDNIATAGWFIGMMLAIAFLILVLIIICIVKRNRGGKYDVHDRELANGRNDYTEEGGFPEYSQPLDNKSQGRQSLNSQKVGPESDTDSMAEYGEGDTGMNEDGSFIGQYGRKGGKNADSNSQAFATLV; encoded by the exons ATGCGGACGACACACAGTAGTAGTGGGTCCGCCCCGGCGACCCAGCTGCTTCTGGCGGCCGCCGTCGTGCTGATGCTCAACGTCCTGACAGTGCACAGTTTAA TACACTCGCCACCGCGCATCATCAAGCAGCCGCCCCCGGACGAGATGCTGTTCCAGGTGGCGCAGCAGGGCGAAAGCGACAAACCCTTCCTGATCGAGTGCGAGGCGGAAGGTGAACCGACACCGAA ATACCGTTGGATCAAGAACGGCAAAAAGTTCGAATGGCAAACGTACGACGACCGGATGTCCCAGCAGCCGGGGCGTGGTACGCTGGTAATTACGTCACCGCGCGACGAAGATCTCGGCCAGTACCAGTGCTTCGCGGAGAACGAGCACGGTACCGCCACCTCCAACTCGGTGTTTGTGCGCAAGGCGGAGCTGAACTCGTTCAAGGACGGTTCGCCCCAGACGCTGCAGGCGGACGAGGGCAAACCGTTCAAGCTGGTCTGCCAGCCGCCGGACGGCTGGCCGAAGCCGAACGTCTACTGGATGATCCAGAACATGGACGGGGGCATCCGGAGCATCAACAACTCGCGCATGACGCTCGACCCGGAGGGCAACCTGTGGTTCTCGAACGTGACGCGCGACGACGAATCGAACGACTTCTTCTACGCCTGTGCCGCCTCGTCCGTGTTTCGCAGCGAGTACAAGATCGGCAAccgggtgctgctgcaggtgaAGCAGACGGGCATCTCGGCGGCCCAGAACCGGCACCCGCCCCAGCGCCAGTACGTGTCGCGCAAGAACGAGGTCGCGCTGAAGGGCAAGCAGATCGAGCTGTTCTGCATCTACGGCGGCACGCCGCTGCCCGAGACGGTGTGGACGAAGAACGGGCGGGCGATCGTGTGGAACGACAAGATCCAGCAGGACAACTACGGCAAGTCGCTCAAGATACGGCGCGTCTCGTCGGAGGATGCGGGCACGTACACGTGCGAGGTGTCGAACGGCGTCGGGCAGGCGGACTCGTACTCGATCAACCTGGCGGTGAACGCGGTGCCGTACTTTACGGTCGAGCCGGAGATCGTGAACGCGGCGGAGGGCGAGACGGCCGAGTTTAAGTGCGAGGCGGCCGGTAACCCGAAGCCGAACATCATGTGGATCCACAACGGCAAGCAGATCGACGTGAGCCAGGGCAATGCGCGCCGCATCGTCGGCTCGTCCAGCATCTACATCAGCAAGCTGCAGAAGAGCGACACGGGCAACTACGGCTGTAACGCGACCAACTCGCTCGGCTACGTGTACAAGGACGTGTACCTGAACGTGTTGGCGCTCGCGCCAGAAATTACCGATCCGCCCAAGCGCGAGTTTACCGTCGACCAGCGCAACGTGACGATGACGTGCCGGGTGTTCGGTGCGCCGAAGCCGCAGGTCAAGTGGCTGCGGAACGACCGCGAGCTGACCGGCGGCCGGTACCAGACGATGCCGAGCGGCGACCTGTTCATCCGCGACGTGAAGTTCGACGACGCGGGCGAGTACACATGCCACGCGGTGAACAATCTCGGCAGCAAGTCGGCGTCCGGCGAGCTGATCGTGAAGGAGCGCACGGTCATTAACGATCCGCCGCAGGACTACGAGGCGGAGGCGGGCACGACCGTCACGTTCCGCTGTAACGCGATCGCCGACTCGTCGCTCGAGCTGACGATCGAGTGGCTGACCAAGGGCGAGATCATCGACTTCGAGAACCAGCCGCGCTTCATCCGCACCTCGGACAACTCGCTGATGATTTCGAAAACGATCGAGCTGGACACGGGCACCTACACCTGTCTGGCCCGCACCGACCTGGACGAGGTGATGGCGAACGCGACGCTCACCGTGATGGACCGGCCGAACCCGCCGACGCTGACGCGCGTCAACTGCAAGGGCAAGGTGGCCCAGATCGAGTGGATCTCGAACGGCGACAACCGGTCCCCGATCCTGAACTACATCATCGAGTACAACACCTCGTTCACGCCCGACACGTACGACGTGCTGTCGGACGACGTGCCCGGCACGGACTTCGCCTGGACGGTGAACACCACGCCCTGGAACAACTACACCTTCCGCGTGATTGCGGTGAACAAGGTCGGCCGGTCGCTGCCGTCCGGCCACAGCGACGTCTGCACGACCGAGTCGAGCGTGCCGTACAAAAATCCGGACAATCTCGAGGGCGAAGGCACGACGCCGACCAATCTCGTAATTAAGTGGCGTCCGCTCGCGCAAGTCGACCACAACGCGCCCGGCCTGCACTATCGCGTCTACTGGCGGCGGGACATACCCGGCGCGGAGTGGAACTCGGCGGACGTGCGTGACTGGCGCCAGTCGTCCTACACGGTCGAGGGTTTGCCTACGTTTACGCGCTACAGCGTGAAGGTGGTGGCGCTGAACGATCGCGGCGAGGCGAACTCGGGCCCGTGGGAAATCATGGCGTACAGCGGGGAGGATACGCCGCTCGATGCGCCGGCCAACTTTACGCTGATCCAGGTGACGGGACCGACGGCGGCCATCCTCAGCTGGAACCCGGTGACGCCCGAATCGCTGCGCGGCCACTTCAAGGGCTACAAGATCCAAACCTGGACCGAGGCGGACGGCGAGGAGAACCTGCGCGAGATACTGATCACCGCCGACTCGAAGCAGGCGCTCGTGACGGACTTCGTGCCGGACGCGACCAACTACGCCCGCATCCTCGCGTACAACGGCCGGTACAACGGGCCGGCCAGCACGACGCTGTCGTTCGACACGCCCGAGGGCGTGCCGAACACGATCCAGGCGCTCGAGGCGTACCCGCTCGGGTCGTCCGCGTTCCTGCTGCGCTGGAAGAAACCGCTGCAACCGAACGGCAAGCTCACCGGCTACCGGATCTACTACGAGGAGGTGAAGGGCACGACGGTGGGCCCGCGGATGGAGCGCGAACCGCACATCTCCGATCCGGCCGTGCTGGAGGCGAAGCTGGGCCGCCTGAAGCCGGCTGCCAAGTATCGTATTCACGTCGTCGCCACCACCAAGGCTGGCGAAGGTCAAGA CTTCTACATCGAGCGGGCCACCTCGTCCGGTCTGGGTCTGCCACCGGACGTACCCAACTTCTACTGGGAAAACATCCGGTCGGAGAACGGGCTCGCCAACATCAAGGTCGTGTGGCAGCCGGCCCTCGGCGGCAAGGCTGGCTCGCACTTCTACGTCAAGTACCGCGTCAAGGACGAGTCGAGCTGGCAGACGACCGATCCGGAGCTGTATGAAAACTATCTGATCGTGCACGGCATCAACCCGGACCATCTGTACGAGTTCCGGGTCGTGTCGGTCGACGGCGAATATCAGACGGAATCGGCCACGCAGGAAGTCGACACCTACGGCATCC AGAGCTCCGTGAAGGTGCCGGGCGATAACATTGCGACGGCCGGCTGGTTCATCGGCATGATGCTGGCGATCGCGTTCCTCATACTGGTGCTGATCATCATCTGCATCGTGAAGCGCAACCGGGGCGGCAAATACGACGTGCACGATCGAGAGCTGGCCAACGGCCGCAACGACTACACCGAGGAGGGCGGCTTCCCGGAGTACTCGCAACC
- the LOC1272313 gene encoding neuroglian isoform X5, translated as MRTTHSSSGSAPATQLLLAAAVVLMLNVLTVHSLIHSPPRIIKQPPPDEMLFQVAQQGESDKPFLIECEAEGEPTPKYRWIKNGKKFEWQTYDDRMSQQPGRGTLVITSPRDEDLGQYQCFAENEHGTATSNSVFVRKAELNSFKDGSPQTLQADEGKPFKLVCQPPDGWPKPNVYWMIQNMDGGIRSINNSRMTLDPEGNLWFSNVTRDDESNDFFYACAASSVFRSEYKIGNRVLLQVKQTGISAAQNRHPPQRQYVSRKNEVALKGKQIELFCIYGGTPLPETVWTKNGRAIVWNDKIQQDNYGKSLKIRRVSSEDAGTYTCEVSNGVGQADSYSINLAVNAVPYFTVEPEIVNAAEGETAEFKCEAAGNPKPNIMWIHNGKQIDVSQGNARRIVGSSSIYISKLQKSDTGNYGCNATNSLGYVYKDVYLNVLALAPEITDPPKREFTVDQRNVTMTCRVFGAPKPQVKWLRNDRELTGGRYQTMPSGDLFIRDVKFDDAGEYTCHAVNNLGSKSASGELIVKERTVINDPPQDYEAEAGTTVTFRCNAIADSSLELTIEWLTKGEIIDFENQPRFIRTSDNSLMISKTIELDTGTYTCLARTDLDEVMANATLTVMDRPNPPTLTRVNCKGKVAQIEWISNGDNRSPILNYIIEYNTSFTPDTYDVLSDDVPGTDFAWTVNTTPWNNYTFRVIAVNKVGRSLPSGHSDVCTTESSVPYKNPDNLEGEGTTPTNLVIKWRPLAQVDHNAPGLHYRVYWRRDIPGAEWNSADVRDWRQSSYTVEGLPTFTRYSVKVVALNDRGEANSGPWEIMAYSGEDTPLDAPANFTLIQVTGPTAAILSWNPVTPESLRGHFKGYKIQTWTEADGEENLREILITADSKQALVTDFVPDATNYARILAYNGRYNGPASTTLSFDTPEGVPNTIQALEAYPLGSSAFLLRWKKPLQPNGKLTGYRIYYEEVKGTTVGPRMEREPHISDPAVLEAKLGRLKPAAKYRIHVVATTKAGEGQDFYIERATSSGLGLPPDVPNFYWENIRSENGLANIKVVWQPALGGKAGSHFYVKYRVKDESSWQTTDPELYENYLIVHGINPDHLYEFRVVSVDGEYQTESATQEVDTYGIQSSVKVPGDNIATAGWFIGMMLAIAFLILVLIIICIVKRNRGGKYDVHDRELANGRNDYTEEGGFPEYSQPVLRDYSLDNKSQGRQSLNSQKVGPESDTDSMAEYGEGDTEGMNEDGSFIGQYGRKGGKNADSNSQAFATLV; from the exons ATGCGGACGACACACAGTAGTAGTGGGTCCGCCCCGGCGACCCAGCTGCTTCTGGCGGCCGCCGTCGTGCTGATGCTCAACGTCCTGACAGTGCACAGTTTAA TACACTCGCCACCGCGCATCATCAAGCAGCCGCCCCCGGACGAGATGCTGTTCCAGGTGGCGCAGCAGGGCGAAAGCGACAAACCCTTCCTGATCGAGTGCGAGGCGGAAGGTGAACCGACACCGAA ATACCGTTGGATCAAGAACGGCAAAAAGTTCGAATGGCAAACGTACGACGACCGGATGTCCCAGCAGCCGGGGCGTGGTACGCTGGTAATTACGTCACCGCGCGACGAAGATCTCGGCCAGTACCAGTGCTTCGCGGAGAACGAGCACGGTACCGCCACCTCCAACTCGGTGTTTGTGCGCAAGGCGGAGCTGAACTCGTTCAAGGACGGTTCGCCCCAGACGCTGCAGGCGGACGAGGGCAAACCGTTCAAGCTGGTCTGCCAGCCGCCGGACGGCTGGCCGAAGCCGAACGTCTACTGGATGATCCAGAACATGGACGGGGGCATCCGGAGCATCAACAACTCGCGCATGACGCTCGACCCGGAGGGCAACCTGTGGTTCTCGAACGTGACGCGCGACGACGAATCGAACGACTTCTTCTACGCCTGTGCCGCCTCGTCCGTGTTTCGCAGCGAGTACAAGATCGGCAAccgggtgctgctgcaggtgaAGCAGACGGGCATCTCGGCGGCCCAGAACCGGCACCCGCCCCAGCGCCAGTACGTGTCGCGCAAGAACGAGGTCGCGCTGAAGGGCAAGCAGATCGAGCTGTTCTGCATCTACGGCGGCACGCCGCTGCCCGAGACGGTGTGGACGAAGAACGGGCGGGCGATCGTGTGGAACGACAAGATCCAGCAGGACAACTACGGCAAGTCGCTCAAGATACGGCGCGTCTCGTCGGAGGATGCGGGCACGTACACGTGCGAGGTGTCGAACGGCGTCGGGCAGGCGGACTCGTACTCGATCAACCTGGCGGTGAACGCGGTGCCGTACTTTACGGTCGAGCCGGAGATCGTGAACGCGGCGGAGGGCGAGACGGCCGAGTTTAAGTGCGAGGCGGCCGGTAACCCGAAGCCGAACATCATGTGGATCCACAACGGCAAGCAGATCGACGTGAGCCAGGGCAATGCGCGCCGCATCGTCGGCTCGTCCAGCATCTACATCAGCAAGCTGCAGAAGAGCGACACGGGCAACTACGGCTGTAACGCGACCAACTCGCTCGGCTACGTGTACAAGGACGTGTACCTGAACGTGTTGGCGCTCGCGCCAGAAATTACCGATCCGCCCAAGCGCGAGTTTACCGTCGACCAGCGCAACGTGACGATGACGTGCCGGGTGTTCGGTGCGCCGAAGCCGCAGGTCAAGTGGCTGCGGAACGACCGCGAGCTGACCGGCGGCCGGTACCAGACGATGCCGAGCGGCGACCTGTTCATCCGCGACGTGAAGTTCGACGACGCGGGCGAGTACACATGCCACGCGGTGAACAATCTCGGCAGCAAGTCGGCGTCCGGCGAGCTGATCGTGAAGGAGCGCACGGTCATTAACGATCCGCCGCAGGACTACGAGGCGGAGGCGGGCACGACCGTCACGTTCCGCTGTAACGCGATCGCCGACTCGTCGCTCGAGCTGACGATCGAGTGGCTGACCAAGGGCGAGATCATCGACTTCGAGAACCAGCCGCGCTTCATCCGCACCTCGGACAACTCGCTGATGATTTCGAAAACGATCGAGCTGGACACGGGCACCTACACCTGTCTGGCCCGCACCGACCTGGACGAGGTGATGGCGAACGCGACGCTCACCGTGATGGACCGGCCGAACCCGCCGACGCTGACGCGCGTCAACTGCAAGGGCAAGGTGGCCCAGATCGAGTGGATCTCGAACGGCGACAACCGGTCCCCGATCCTGAACTACATCATCGAGTACAACACCTCGTTCACGCCCGACACGTACGACGTGCTGTCGGACGACGTGCCCGGCACGGACTTCGCCTGGACGGTGAACACCACGCCCTGGAACAACTACACCTTCCGCGTGATTGCGGTGAACAAGGTCGGCCGGTCGCTGCCGTCCGGCCACAGCGACGTCTGCACGACCGAGTCGAGCGTGCCGTACAAAAATCCGGACAATCTCGAGGGCGAAGGCACGACGCCGACCAATCTCGTAATTAAGTGGCGTCCGCTCGCGCAAGTCGACCACAACGCGCCCGGCCTGCACTATCGCGTCTACTGGCGGCGGGACATACCCGGCGCGGAGTGGAACTCGGCGGACGTGCGTGACTGGCGCCAGTCGTCCTACACGGTCGAGGGTTTGCCTACGTTTACGCGCTACAGCGTGAAGGTGGTGGCGCTGAACGATCGCGGCGAGGCGAACTCGGGCCCGTGGGAAATCATGGCGTACAGCGGGGAGGATACGCCGCTCGATGCGCCGGCCAACTTTACGCTGATCCAGGTGACGGGACCGACGGCGGCCATCCTCAGCTGGAACCCGGTGACGCCCGAATCGCTGCGCGGCCACTTCAAGGGCTACAAGATCCAAACCTGGACCGAGGCGGACGGCGAGGAGAACCTGCGCGAGATACTGATCACCGCCGACTCGAAGCAGGCGCTCGTGACGGACTTCGTGCCGGACGCGACCAACTACGCCCGCATCCTCGCGTACAACGGCCGGTACAACGGGCCGGCCAGCACGACGCTGTCGTTCGACACGCCCGAGGGCGTGCCGAACACGATCCAGGCGCTCGAGGCGTACCCGCTCGGGTCGTCCGCGTTCCTGCTGCGCTGGAAGAAACCGCTGCAACCGAACGGCAAGCTCACCGGCTACCGGATCTACTACGAGGAGGTGAAGGGCACGACGGTGGGCCCGCGGATGGAGCGCGAACCGCACATCTCCGATCCGGCCGTGCTGGAGGCGAAGCTGGGCCGCCTGAAGCCGGCTGCCAAGTATCGTATTCACGTCGTCGCCACCACCAAGGCTGGCGAAGGTCAAGA CTTCTACATCGAGCGGGCCACCTCGTCCGGTCTGGGTCTGCCACCGGACGTACCCAACTTCTACTGGGAAAACATCCGGTCGGAGAACGGGCTCGCCAACATCAAGGTCGTGTGGCAGCCGGCCCTCGGCGGCAAGGCTGGCTCGCACTTCTACGTCAAGTACCGCGTCAAGGACGAGTCGAGCTGGCAGACGACCGATCCGGAGCTGTATGAAAACTATCTGATCGTGCACGGCATCAACCCGGACCATCTGTACGAGTTCCGGGTCGTGTCGGTCGACGGCGAATATCAGACGGAATCGGCCACGCAGGAAGTCGACACCTACGGCATCC AGAGCTCCGTGAAGGTGCCGGGCGATAACATTGCGACGGCCGGCTGGTTCATCGGCATGATGCTGGCGATCGCGTTCCTCATACTGGTGCTGATCATCATCTGCATCGTGAAGCGCAACCGGGGCGGCAAATACGACGTGCACGATCGAGAGCTGGCCAACGGCCGCAACGACTACACCGAGGAGGGCGGCTTCCCGGAGTACTCGCAACC